A genomic stretch from Flavobacterium humidisoli includes:
- a CDS encoding acyltransferase family protein: MNRKNGIDFFRLIGALAVMCIHASYGNLSYEYVSNLRLFSRWAVPFFFLTSGFFLGPKIEYNSLDFKRIQKNVSQLISIILVSSIIYLPICFKTKNMPKNIADLLVGIQPHLWFVGSLLTGYIAIWYLYFIKKNKILPYSSIFILLVALLIDSYDQFFHKNIGFFSVRFVLSIPFMYIGIIASKKNIYQVSNKLLIGMILIGFAIQYFEAELFLKLFSYPKIKHQFLIGTIITSIPLFIFTSKINLPENRFSEWGRKYSLFIYLYHPAIYFLMSQNLNKLIPLYSDYVMMFSPIIGFIILIALAIFLEKYLPKLSNILNGNL; the protein is encoded by the coding sequence ATGAATAGAAAAAACGGAATTGATTTCTTCAGACTCATTGGAGCATTAGCGGTAATGTGTATTCATGCATCGTACGGAAACTTAAGCTACGAATACGTATCTAATTTGAGATTATTTTCACGCTGGGCCGTTCCATTTTTTTTCCTTACATCTGGTTTTTTCTTAGGTCCAAAAATTGAATACAACAGTCTTGATTTTAAGCGAATACAAAAGAATGTAAGCCAGTTAATTTCTATTATATTGGTATCTTCCATAATTTACCTACCAATATGTTTTAAAACTAAAAACATGCCTAAAAATATTGCCGATTTATTAGTCGGCATTCAGCCTCACCTATGGTTTGTGGGATCCTTATTAACAGGCTATATTGCAATTTGGTATTTATACTTTATTAAAAAAAATAAAATACTACCTTACAGTTCTATTTTTATTTTACTCGTCGCATTGCTAATCGATTCATATGACCAATTCTTTCATAAAAATATAGGCTTTTTTTCGGTTAGGTTTGTATTATCAATTCCCTTTATGTATATCGGAATTATTGCTTCAAAAAAAAATATTTATCAAGTAAGCAACAAATTATTAATTGGAATGATTTTAATTGGCTTTGCTATCCAATATTTTGAAGCGGAACTATTTTTAAAACTTTTTAGTTATCCAAAAATCAAACATCAATTTTTAATCGGAACAATAATCACTTCTATTCCCTTATTTATTTTCACTTCTAAAATAAATCTTCCAGAAAATAGATTTTCAGAATGGGGCAGAAAGTATTCGCTTTTTATCTATTTATATCATCCAGCTATCTATTTCTTAATGTCACAAAATCTTAATAAATTAATTCCTCTCTATTCTGATTATGTCATGATGTTTTCTCCAATTATCGGTTTTATTATCCTGATAGCTCTTGCAATATTTTTAGAAAAATATTTACCTAAACTTTCTAATATCTTAAACGGAAATCTATAA
- the ribB gene encoding 3,4-dihydroxy-2-butanone-4-phosphate synthase, with protein sequence MIHTELSPLVQFGISSKERVENALEQLKSGKGVLVTDDENRENEGDLIFSAHHMNAQDMALMIRECSGIVCLCLTNEKANELELSYMVKENTSSFQTPFTITIEAKNGVTTGVSAQDRITTIKTAIATNTKPEDLAKPGHIFPLRANDNGVLGRNGHTEGSVDLMKLAGLQPEAVLCELMNENGSMAKLDKIISFAQEHDLVVLSIEDIIYYRKFVRDYY encoded by the coding sequence ATGATACATACAGAATTAAGTCCGTTAGTGCAATTTGGAATTTCGAGTAAAGAACGTGTTGAAAATGCTTTAGAACAGCTTAAAAGCGGAAAAGGCGTTTTGGTAACCGACGATGAAAACCGTGAAAACGAGGGCGATCTTATATTCTCTGCACATCATATGAACGCTCAGGATATGGCATTAATGATTCGCGAATGCAGCGGTATCGTCTGTCTTTGTCTTACTAATGAAAAAGCAAACGAATTAGAACTATCTTACATGGTAAAAGAAAATACCAGCAGTTTTCAAACTCCGTTTACCATTACTATTGAAGCTAAAAACGGAGTGACGACTGGAGTTTCGGCACAAGATCGAATTACCACTATAAAAACAGCGATTGCAACAAATACAAAACCGGAAGATTTGGCAAAACCTGGACATATTTTTCCGCTTAGAGCAAACGATAATGGCGTTTTAGGAAGAAATGGCCACACCGAAGGAAGTGTAGATTTAATGAAATTAGCAGGATTGCAACCCGAGGCTGTTCTTTGTGAGTTGATGAATGAAAACGGAAGCATGGCTAAACTGGACAAAATCATTAGCTTTGCACAAGAACACGATTTGGTTGTTTTATCTATTGAAGATATTATTTATTACCGCAAATTCGTTAGAGATTACTATTAA
- a CDS encoding Crp/Fnr family transcriptional regulator, with the protein MIYEQLSNSIRKSITISDEDLETILSYFKLIKKEKNEILLAQGQISQETFFVAKGCLRIFFINEEGKDATRYIAFENQFATALVSFITKMPAAENIQVVEKSELLTISHEDFNHLMKIIPEWRTFYSNYLEKAYVNNANRLMSFTTMDALERYNQLLKINPAIVKRLPNKIVASYINISQETLSRLKSKV; encoded by the coding sequence ATGATATACGAACAGCTTAGCAATTCCATTCGAAAAAGCATTACTATTTCTGATGAAGATTTAGAAACCATTCTCTCCTATTTTAAACTTATTAAAAAAGAAAAAAATGAGATTTTGCTGGCGCAAGGGCAAATCAGTCAGGAGACTTTTTTTGTTGCAAAAGGCTGTCTGCGCATCTTTTTTATTAACGAAGAAGGAAAAGATGCAACCCGATATATTGCATTCGAAAACCAATTTGCTACAGCTTTAGTCAGTTTTATTACCAAAATGCCAGCTGCAGAAAACATTCAGGTTGTAGAGAAATCAGAATTGCTGACTATTTCTCATGAAGATTTTAATCATTTAATGAAAATTATTCCCGAATGGAGAACATTTTACAGCAATTATTTGGAAAAAGCTTATGTAAATAATGCCAATCGTTTAATGTCGTTTACTACTATGGATGCTTTAGAAAGGTACAATCAGCTTTTAAAAATTAATCCTGCAATCGTAAAACGGCTTCCTAATAAAATTGTAGCTTCTTATATTAATATTTCTCAGGAAACTTTGAGTAGGTTGAAGTCGAAAGTTTAG